Proteins encoded within one genomic window of Bombina bombina isolate aBomBom1 chromosome 1, aBomBom1.pri, whole genome shotgun sequence:
- the VMA21 gene encoding vacuolar ATPase assembly integral membrane protein VMA21 → MDKTSLNSGPLPVVDLRQNDGSLVSTLKTLLFFTILMIMLPIGLYFSSKVYVFEGGYGMSNKDSYFYAAIVAVISVHVVLAMFVYVAWNEGSRQWREGKQD, encoded by the exons ATGGACAAAACCTCTCTAAATTCGGGTCCCTTGCCCGTTGTGGACCTCAGACA AAATGACGGCTCGTTAGTATCTACGTTGAAGACCCTATTATTCTTCACAATTTTGATGATCATGCTTCCTATTGGACTGTATTTCTCATCTAAGGTCTACGTATTTGAAG GTGGATATGGAATGTCCAACAAAGACAGCTATTTTTATGCCGCCATTGTGGCTGTAATTTCTGTGCATGTGGTTTTGGCTATGTTTGTATATGTTGCATGGAATGAAGGTTCTCGGCAGTGGCGTGAAGGAAAACAAGACTAA